The window GTGTTTGAATTGCCATCAGGTGAAATATGAACATAAAAAATTAGGTGGTTTGACTCAGAGGTTGGTTATaccagagtagaagtgggagcactTTACTATGTACTTTGTAGTGAGATTACCAcgaactttgaggaagtttgatgctatttgggttattgtggacatgaCTTGCCATATCTGCATATTTTATTCCGGTGATGACTTTTTACACTTTAGAGGAGTTGGTTTAGATCTACATTAGAGAGAttgtttttttgcattttgtGCCCATTTCGACCATTTCAGAGCATGGCACTCAATTTACATCGCACTTTTGGAGAGTTGTCCAGCAAAAATTGGGCATGCAGGTGGAGTTGAGCACTACACTTCACCCTCAAACGAACGACCAGTCTGAGTGAACTATTCAGatccttgaggatatgttgagagcctaTGTTGTTGACTTCGGAGTCcattgggatcagtttctaccattgGCAAAGTTTGCCtccaacaacaactatcagtctggcattcaaatatcaatgtataggctttatatggtaggcggtgttgttctcctattggttggtttgagcctggtgaggctaatTTAGTGGGTATGGATTTGGTTTgtgatgccttagataaggtgaAGTTGATTTGGAAGTGTCTTCGGACAGCGCAGAGTAGGTAGAAGAGTCATGCGGACAAGAAAGTCCGTGATGTGGCTTTTATGGAGGGCAAAAAGGTACTTTTAAAAGTTTTGCCTATGAAAGGtttgatgagatttgggaaaaagggaaaGTTAAGCCTGAGGTTTATTGCTTCGCTTGAGGTGTTCGAGAGAGTTGGGAAGGTTGCTTATAGGTTTgcattacctcccagcctagcaagaGTACATCCGGTATTTCACTTTCGGTACTTTGGAAGTACCATGAAGAAGTCACATGTtctggacttcagcacggtgcaaCTTGATGAAAAATTGACATATGAAGAAGAGCTAGTGGTTATTGtagataggcaggttcaaaagttgagatctAAGGACATTTCTTCCGTGAAAGTGCTTTGGAAAGGGCAGCAAACTGAGGAGGGTTACTTGGGAGTCCGAATCTGATACGAGGAGTAGATATGCATCTCTTTAACATTCAGGTacatttctatgtccgttcgacaATAAATGTTttttttagaggtagagaatgtaatgacccgatatgttattttgagttctagctcTCTGTTTcctgatttgaggccttgaataacttcatctgatattttatgacttgtgtgcatggttcGTTACGATTTTCAGAAAGTTTAGACGTgctttgaaagagaaattctaaTTCTAGAGATTTAATGTTATTGGAGTTGATCATAGTCAATATTCTGGATAAATGATcttggatcggtgttttgacgattctggtaggttcgtatgataattttggatatGTACGTATGTTTAGTTTGGGTCTCGGGTGATCCAAGGCTGTTTCGGCATTTATAgttgaaagttagaaatttgagttATAAACATTTTAAATCCTTGATTTTTGATACTTGAttattagttttgatgttgtattTTATATTTTGAGCTTACAAGCGAGTTTGTGTGAGGTTAATATACTTATTTGGATGATTAgatggggtctcgaggggctcatatgagtttcagattggtttcagactattttgattagttttacattgatg is drawn from Nicotiana tomentosiformis chromosome 12, ASM39032v3, whole genome shotgun sequence and contains these coding sequences:
- the LOC138902872 gene encoding uncharacterized protein, coding for MEGKKVLLKVLPMKGLMRFGKKGKLSLRFIASLEVFERVGKVAYRFALPPSLARVHPVFHFRYFGSTMKKSHVLDFSTVQLDEKLTYEEELVVIVDRQVQKLRSKDISSVKVLWKGQQTEEGYLGVRI